The DNA segment GCAGATTGGACTCTCTCTACAGGAATTTATAAGTGAAACTCAGTTTTTCACTGAACATCAGCAGAGGCTGGACTCACATTTGGTCGGATATTCTGCTGATggtgagtgtgtttctgtgttttgtacAGAACACCCTCTGTGCTATCAGAGAGTCCATCCCCAGTCTGGTGCACCAGCCTCTGTTGAAGAAAAAACAGGTCCCAGGCTttctggaggaggaggtgcgTTATCCTAAAGAGTCTTTGGCCAGCCTGGCTCACCTGGTGTTCGTCCATCACCTGGCCGCTGGTACATTCCCCAGTGTTTTCAGGTAAGATAGTTAAATGTCTACTGTCATAAAGGCTCTGGGACACTGAGATATTGTGTGAGTTCCTTTAAACGTGGCTAGATATTAGCGCTGGATGATTTATACTGTTTTGACAcgtattaaaataataatgataatttaaatgttaatcctcccgtctctctctctctgtttacagtcctgtgtTCTGTCTTCGCTGTAATATGGAGCACATTTCCCTTCTCCTGTCCAGGTGAATACGTTAAGCGATTTTATCTTCTCTGTCGTATTGTTGACAGTGTTGACATCAGTTGGATttcattaaacaacataaagaaacaACACGTATAATGGCGCAGTTTAACACTGCGTTTGTTTGGTAGTTTATCATTCAAATAGAGCCGCTGATACTTAAAAATATCTAGTATATGCCATTGATTTTggttgaaattattaaaattcaaacttttagatataaaaaaagtaaGCAAGAGCATTTTACTTAGATACATTTAACATGGCATATTGGCCCATGAAACCACATTGTGTAATtgataaatatacataaaatcaATGACAGACAAATTATTTATTCTTAATTcatgacaaatgtaatttaCGTTTTGTGAACATTCCCTAAGTGTTTATATTGGAGCCTGTTTCACCGCtgctctcactcaatactggaccaactTCCAAAATTGTTATTTCAGTTTGTCACTTAGACATGAAAACATAGGAAGACACGGTCCAgggttaaaaacacagaatttaacctttaaattatatttgatTGACAGAACCGAGGAGGCCAGGATTCAGAAAGGACTGGTGAGTCAAACTGAAGTACTGAATTAAAGatataaggttttttttcccaacatccTGGAGTTTTATATTGTGCtcacaaagggaaaaaaaagacaaataaagattCATTGTGACCTACAGTACAAGACTTTCAGTTgtctaataaaataaacatgtgaATTTTAGAGCTTTTGTAAATCTACTGTGTTTGCTGTCACACAGGAGTTGTATGAGAAGAGTCTGGTGCGGCTGGAGGAGGGCAGTCTGCCTGCAGATCTGCTGGAGATCAGAACCTTCCTCACCGTCCCTCAGGTCAGCACAGTTATTTATACAAACGGCAGCTTTTACTCTGCTGTGATTCTCACAGTGTGAAGCTTCACTGACGCTGCTGAGTCATCGATTCTACCGTTTGTTTTCAGAACTTGGTGAAAGTCATGACGATATGTTCAAGGCACGATCTGGTAGGTCTTCACATAAGGagatcattttttcattatttcaaagTTATTTATCACGTCCAGAGAGATTACAGATTTAAGTCACAGGATGCAACACATACAAAATTAATGTACAGATTGCAAATTGAGCAAATTAAATACACAGTAGCATTattcaaatataacaaaaaataataaatagaaaaacataattatttcataagtttattttaagttgAACATGTGCATTTATCTAGGTGTAATTATAATGCCatagaaaaagaataaattttttttcgacatttgcattttttgcagctTCGAAATTACTTTACATTTCATTTGCATCTGTTATTCTCCagataaaagcttttaaaactaGATATTATCTGTATTTGCCTTGTTGTCTATAGAGAACCAGAGGGCTGAAAGTGTTGCAGCTGAGTATCGACAAATTTGACACTGAAGCCAAATACAATTTTTTCCAGTAAGTTCCACCTTTCCTCAGAAAATATCTTTCTGCTCCAAAATGCAACGTATTGACTTTTACTGCTCGTCTTGTTTCAGGTACATGCTGAAAACCAGTAATCACTCAGGAGTCGAAGGCTAcatcatcaaaaatatcaagaatCAGATAGACGTTGCCCTGCGGGTGAGACGGCATCTTAAATATCTTAGTGGATGTTTGCTCTGTTTCAGTTTTCACAAGTTTTGTTGCTGTGACTTACGAGATAATTTAGTGTATGTGCATCGCGCAGATTGTAATTACAAATCTCTGATACAGTAAAAGTCTGTCTTGGTTTATAGCCAGGTAACAGCAACACCTGGTTTGAGGGAACTCACCTGCTGCCTTTACTGCGTAAAGTTCTCAGTCTGCCAGACGGCCCAGAGACCGACCTCCTGCAGTACCTGGACAGGTCAgtacgcacatacacacacacgtataacACCCCATCCATCTATTTACTACGCTCCTTATCAAGCTCAGGGGTCTGGAAGCAATCCCAGCATGCATTAGGGTAAGAGGCAGCAAGGGAGGATGCTAATAATTTGTCACAAAACcaaaagaagtaaaaatgttataaagAAATAGGATTTTCTCTGAGATTAAAGTGGTAAATTTACTAGAAAAAGCTCACAAATTTGCATataaaaaaccctgaaattGTTTCAGTTCAAAGTCACAAATTTACGAGTCAAATACAGTAAATTCTGatagctgtgttttttgtttttggaaaggAACCACATCACTTCACTCTGCAAGGTTGGATCAACCTTTTCACACCACAGATGCCACCAGTAAACAGGGAATCCTGACAAAACATTGAGCTTTTTCTTGCAATTGTATGACTTTATATCagacaaaatacttttttttttttttttgaaaacgtaaggagtttaatttgaaaattctgaggatttttgaaaatatttccttaccccagcttttttttttgtttgttgttgttttaaccTACAATGGCCCTAATATGCTGTTGTATAACAATAAttgaaaaaagtattaaaagtagtTAATCACATGAAGGATTATAaattccttttttctgtctttcaatgAATTATCCtaactcaaggtccacttactaGCTTTTTTAGACACTTTCAAGTGTTTTCCATGATCTGATTCAGAAAAAGTAATTTAGTGAACCTtgagtctagattgttttgttgaaGTACTGTTTCCAagctcttttgtgtgtgttttttaacagaatTATGGAGTCTCTCAACCTGCTGCGTTACCTCGTCATCAGAGACAAAGTGACAGAGAACCAGGTGAGTGCTGATCAATACCAGGGAATCCTGCCACGACCTCAAGTGAAAGAACAGCACTTACACccgtcatgtttttgtttgatgttgCAGACAGGGATCTGGACAGAGCTGTACAAAATAGAAGATTCGTTCCTGAAGCCGCTACGTGTTGGAGTGAACATGTCAAGAGCGCACTACGAGAGGGAGCTCCACGACACCATGGAGACCAAGAGGGGCAGAGCCAAAGGTCAGTCCCACACACGCATGTCTATCTCAGTTCCAACTTTCTCAAATTACtcacaaacatttttgcaaatatagAAAACGTTCTCGGAATAAAAGCGTTCCTACAGAAGCCTGTGAAACGTccataaaagaataaaacaatccatgaatgtgtgttttccaCAGAGGAGTCTTTGCTTTCTGTGTCCGTTGGCAGCGAGAAGCTGCCGAACATGACACCAGAGTCACAGATTCAGGTCAGTTACTTTTATGGTCATATGACAATTTTGACACAGCGTCAACAAAGAGCGGTGATGATCTGACCGAATTTAATGTGTCCTCTCAGGCTCTGCACTCCGCCCTGCACACGTTTGACATGATCGAGAGTGTGTTGGTGCGAATAGAGGAACTCACCGAGGCGAAGGAGAAATGTTAGCCAACGAGTTTTACCACCAGAGGTCCTCGTCAtcaaaaaaaaccttcaactgtttgttaaagaaagaaagcagcATCAGTTGTGGATACATTATTTCATACATTTAACAAATCATGCacaacttgtgttttttgtttgtttttttttacttcaggtTGTTTACAGCAGGTCTGCTGGGTACTTCAAAATGTTGCATACAGTAATTATAAAACATCCAAATAATGGCTGGAAAGTTTGTATCACTTCTGTAATAAATGTTCATAAGAGAATAAGAGCTCAAACTCTTGCACTAGTTTAAGTGCTGTACTGTTTGTTACATAAagtctgacattttaaacaataaagttgtaatttggTAAATTATATATACGCCATCTGAAATGTGCCTCCAGAGAAGTGAACACTTAGAATGCTAAAACTAACCACAAAACATACTTCctgcagaaaatgtgtgtgaatgctgaaaGCTAAAGTAAATTGCAAATCATTGctcaaaatgcagaaatatgacATTAAATGCCTGGAAAATGTTTAAGACCAAATGCATTTTACTGCTGTGCTGTTTAACTGGCAGAGCTGGAAACTGAActgcattattaaaaaatgtatgaaattcaCACCCAGGTTATGATAATGATGTATAATACGGTTATTTTTACTCTCAGTACACGATAACAGGGACATTAAACTTGCTTTGTCTGGTGGCCACTTTTGCAgaataacaggaggccaggagcCCCATACATGGCtgctaggatttaaggacatttctgggtttgtaggacatttcaagtattttaggacattcataGGACTTGccaacattttggggattttaggatatttaaataacttaaggacatttcttggagttaaggaaatttcttggattttaggatatattcaggattttaggacatttctatgacattgggacatttctatgacattgggacatttctagtatttcaggacatttatagaatttgagaacattttggaattttaggacatttctaggttttttttttctaggagtaatggacatttcttggattttaggacatttctatgaccTAAGAACATCtctaagatttttggacgtttctaggattttagggcatttataAGACTTTGGCACATTTTTCGGATTTTAGTTTAGGGGACTTTAGTTTTCTAGAATTTTTAGGCAGTCATAAGATTTAAGGAATTTAGGACGTTTTCAGGATTAAAGGGCATTAGGGGCTTTGTTAGGACCTCTGTTAAGGTGTGCAGGGTtcttccactggcacttttaATGATAaagaagctctattttgatgcagttttatgcactctggcaccttatttatacTTAatgccgtaagttgagtatcactgctctatgTGCTCCATATATGCAAGACGTTAGACAGCCACTTGCTTTATTTCTCCCCTTTtattagaaaatacaaataatactgAGGCAGAgttgacatttttcagtgttataaataaacacaactgaaactgaaacattcTCACACAGCACTCAAATTCATAAAATACAGATCAAATTCATATGCAGCTTAATATTAAGAGCTCTTCTATACTTTAGAAATAGTCCCTTCGTACAGCTCTAATATGCTTTTTTGGCAGCGGTGACAACAGCAAACATCATACAGACCATTCCCTCCTGAGAAGACTGACTTTTTCCCTTCTTAAAGAACTGACCCAGGGCACCACTCAAGCCTAAAGTAAGACTCCTTacgttttgtatttttctcttttggactttgaagtaaaaagtactgaGCGTCAACCAATATAATCTGACAGTATGTAGCTGATTCCATGTCTTCACAGACAGGAGGTGAGGTACCTTCAACTGTAAAACTGTCCAACATTGACACAAAAGCCGACAGTCGGCCTCAAGTCAACACTCACCCCGTCTTGGTTATAGCTAACAGTGCACATCTAGAGCCCTTTAAAACACTTCTTCTCAAAGCGTCTTAGTCATAGCTGCCATTAACTGACGACCTGTGAACCAGCAAGTCAAGCCTGTCATGAATGGATACTAATTTTAAGATCTATGTAGTATTTAGCAGGTGTCGATGGGAGAGAAAGCTGAGAGAGAATAGTTGCTTTCCACACAGGGATGTAAAATTCTCTCCATTCTGCATTAAAGATCAGCAATTATTTGTCATAAGGTAACACTCAATATGCTGCTGGGGTACAATTTGTAAGATAAATAtcaaaggtatactatgcaggattttcctaagaacaaccaaaaaactaacactacaagtgtgtgtaagtgttaCAGTATGTTTAACTGCAAAGACTCTTCGCTcttcctttattttcttattcttttattaTGTTAGTATGTTCAAGACGTTCCTTGGCACAGTGTgcaggtgaggtcaggacttTATTAAAAAGGTAGCGACCTCATGCCAGACAATAAACAGCAGGCATCTGAGAGaaagccacaaaaaaatcagtgaaacacCATCGAAAAAAACGCTGATATGGTGTGGCTCGTGGTGCTTTCCATTTTTTACTGTGACGTTTGAATTTTCCAAGTTTCCAAGTTAGAAATTTCAACTGGAAAGGCAGATCTCCAAAACT comes from the Plectropomus leopardus isolate mb chromosome 12, YSFRI_Pleo_2.0, whole genome shotgun sequence genome and includes:
- the glmna gene encoding glomulin, FKBP associated protein a produces the protein MALEQFSDVVQRCQALPDDAYTTEDHDVFTISGRTCIEEGNSAQVLSIILDEKNQDIVRCMGWNLLPPLIQVLLKKEDEKLSQCLAIFNHLLKTCRPKELLIGLLEQLEQDDPDTIAESLHLLMNPLQKVLLCLGSRKASSLGMTLSSVLDQVAKLPLPLTKEQEEDDVFSLCRCCTDLIDFVRPFVHEAKQNLLNGVAQHESTNKMSGEQAREKEDELRTELLKFCMKTLSHPLLELQLKDPDTLPVSPLRNFATEILNTLCAIRESIPSLVHQPLLKKKQVPGFLEEEVRYPKESLASLAHLVFVHHLAAGTFPSVFSPVFCLRCNMEHISLLLSRTEEARIQKGLELYEKSLVRLEEGSLPADLLEIRTFLTVPQNLVKVMTICSRHDLRTRGLKVLQLSIDKFDTEAKYNFFQYMLKTSNHSGVEGYIIKNIKNQIDVALRPGNSNTWFEGTHLLPLLRKVLSLPDGPETDLLQYLDRIMESLNLLRYLVIRDKVTENQTGIWTELYKIEDSFLKPLRVGVNMSRAHYERELHDTMETKRGRAKEESLLSVSVGSEKLPNMTPESQIQALHSALHTFDMIESVLVRIEELTEAKEKC